In the Shewanella sp. OMA3-2 genome, one interval contains:
- a CDS encoding amidase has protein sequence MFEVTEISISELRAALESGRTTAVELVKSYLARVDAYDGPATQTKLNALVVRNQDALKEAEASDARRASGETLSPLDGIPYTTKDSYLVKGLTAASGSPAFKDLVAQYDAFAVEQLRKAGAICIGKTNMPPMANGGMQRGHYGRAESPYNANYLTAPFASGSSNGAGTGTAASYSAFGLAEETWSSGRGPASNNGLCAYTPSRGVISVRGNWPLTPTMDVVVPYTRTMADMLEVLDVIVADDPITRGDLWRLQPWVEIPKASSVRPQSYLDLAAQADSLKGKRFGVPRMYINKDELAGTSENPGIGGPTGQRINTRATVIDLWEAARTALESAGAEVIEVDFPLVSNCEGDRPGAPTVYNRGIVTPEFLEDELWELSGWALDEFLRANNDPKLNKLADVNGHLIFPHDLGTLPNREGDLAAGMDEYVNMAKRGLKSYNQIDSIPDGLRGLEKTRKLDLEDWMDELKLDAVLFPTVADVGPADAHVNPASADIAWSNGVWVANGNLAIRHLGVPTVTVPMGVMADIGMPVGLTFAGRAYDDNNLLSFASAFEATGNKRMIPPRTPTLGK, from the coding sequence ATGTTCGAAGTCACTGAAATTTCTATTTCCGAGTTGCGTGCTGCACTCGAATCAGGCCGTACTACAGCGGTTGAACTGGTGAAGTCTTATCTAGCTCGAGTTGATGCTTATGACGGCCCAGCGACACAAACCAAGTTAAATGCATTGGTGGTGCGTAATCAAGATGCGCTAAAAGAAGCCGAGGCTTCTGATGCGCGCCGAGCTAGTGGTGAAACACTTAGCCCACTTGATGGTATTCCTTACACAACCAAAGATAGTTACCTTGTTAAAGGGCTAACGGCGGCTTCGGGCAGCCCAGCCTTTAAAGATTTGGTGGCCCAATATGATGCATTTGCTGTTGAGCAGTTACGTAAAGCGGGTGCTATCTGCATAGGCAAAACCAACATGCCGCCTATGGCTAATGGTGGTATGCAGCGTGGTCATTATGGTCGTGCAGAAAGTCCATACAACGCAAACTATCTTACCGCACCTTTTGCTTCGGGTTCGTCTAATGGCGCAGGTACTGGTACCGCGGCAAGTTATTCAGCCTTTGGATTGGCCGAAGAGACATGGTCAAGTGGTCGAGGCCCAGCATCAAATAATGGTCTGTGTGCCTATACTCCGTCACGAGGGGTGATTTCTGTACGTGGCAACTGGCCGTTAACACCGACCATGGATGTGGTCGTGCCTTACACTCGTACTATGGCAGACATGTTAGAAGTGCTTGATGTTATCGTTGCCGATGACCCAATTACCCGTGGTGATTTATGGCGCCTGCAACCCTGGGTTGAAATCCCAAAAGCATCAAGCGTGCGTCCACAATCTTATTTGGATTTAGCGGCTCAAGCCGACTCGCTTAAAGGCAAACGTTTCGGCGTACCGCGTATGTACATCAATAAAGATGAACTGGCTGGTACGAGCGAAAACCCAGGTATTGGCGGACCAACCGGTCAGCGTATCAATACCCGTGCGACAGTTATCGACTTATGGGAAGCGGCGCGCACAGCACTGGAATCTGCTGGAGCAGAAGTTATTGAAGTTGATTTTCCGCTGGTGTCAAATTGTGAGGGTGATCGCCCAGGTGCACCGACTGTGTACAATCGCGGTATTGTCACGCCAGAGTTTCTTGAAGACGAGCTGTGGGAGTTATCAGGTTGGGCTTTAGATGAATTCTTGCGTGCTAATAATGATCCTAAACTGAACAAGCTGGCTGATGTTAATGGTCATTTGATTTTCCCACACGACTTAGGCACCTTGCCAAATCGTGAAGGTGATTTAGCTGCAGGCATGGATGAATACGTCAACATGGCCAAAAGAGGGCTTAAGTCGTATAACCAAATCGACAGTATTCCCGATGGTTTGCGCGGCTTAGAGAAAACCCGCAAGTTGGATCTAGAAGACTGGATGGATGAGCTAAAACTCGATGCCGTGTTGTTCCCAACCGTGGCTGATGTTGGCCCCGCTGATGCGCACGTCAATCCAGCGTCTGCCGACATAGCTTGGAGTAACGGCGTTTGGGTTGCTAACGGTAATCTGGCTATTCGTCACTTAGGTGTACCAACGGTAACTGTGCCTATGGGCGTAATGGCCGATATTGGTATGCCAGTCGGGTTAACGTTCGCTGGCCGTGCCTATGACGACAACAACTTGTTAAGTTTTGCCAGTGCATTTGAGGCAACAGGCAATAAACGAATGATCCCACCACGCACCCCTACACTGGGTAAATAA
- a CDS encoding MarR family winged helix-turn-helix transcriptional regulator — protein MKELADRLGITTGTLTVQVEKLVKFGLITRSPHEDDRRSILVGLTTEGIELHTHHNRMHIQLTEDITRNLDESSIEVLTECFAKMNREF, from the coding sequence ATGAAGGAGTTAGCAGATAGACTTGGAATTACTACAGGTACGTTAACTGTTCAGGTAGAGAAGCTGGTAAAATTTGGATTAATTACCCGCTCTCCACACGAAGACGACAGGCGCTCAATACTCGTTGGACTAACAACTGAAGGGATTGAGCTTCATACACACCATAATCGTATGCATATCCAACTGACTGAGGACATTACGCGTAACTTAGATGAAAGCTCAATTGAGGTGCTAACAGAATGTTTCGCCAAAATGAACCGGGAGTTCTAA
- a CDS encoding DEAD/DEAH box helicase has product MTFLSLGLHPSIVANLAKLGYETPTAIQQKAIPEILNGKNVIAAAQTGTGKTASFVLPILDKLAKGETGRKKRMRALILAPTRELVSQVHQNIEGYAQGLSLRAMAMYGGIDSKEQKAALLDGVDIVVATPGRLLDLYTQRALHFDELEVLVLDEADRMLDMGFIEDINKILAKLPEDRQNLLFSATLSNQVRVLAKTAVRNAVEITLNKQVATKPKIEQWLTTVDKDKKSALLSHLIQEQQWPQALIFIETKQGAAKLVSQLAKRDIIAECIHGGRSQVVREQLLADFKQGNIQYLVATGVAARGIDIDDLPVVVNYDLPFPADDYIHRIGRTGRAGASGLAISLVSNDDFKNLCMIESRLGELIERRVIAGFEPKRPIPISVLNFVPQARHQANKDKAPQVSLALNKGKESARGRSAPNFSSEPSRNNNSVTSQSSSVSSTESSSNANKPLPLNPWGLPKG; this is encoded by the coding sequence ATGACATTTTTATCTCTTGGGTTACACCCCAGCATCGTCGCTAACCTAGCAAAGTTAGGTTATGAGACACCGACCGCTATTCAACAAAAAGCGATCCCTGAAATCCTTAATGGTAAAAATGTTATAGCGGCGGCACAAACCGGTACGGGTAAAACGGCCAGTTTTGTATTGCCCATTTTAGATAAATTAGCCAAAGGCGAAACGGGTCGTAAAAAAAGAATGCGTGCGCTGATATTAGCGCCCACCCGTGAACTAGTATCCCAAGTGCATCAAAATATTGAAGGTTACGCGCAAGGTTTGTCGCTGCGTGCTATGGCTATGTATGGTGGCATTGACAGTAAAGAGCAAAAAGCGGCATTGCTTGATGGTGTCGATATTGTGGTGGCAACGCCAGGTCGTTTATTAGACTTGTATACTCAACGCGCATTACATTTTGATGAGCTAGAAGTGTTAGTGCTTGATGAAGCTGATCGTATGCTTGATATGGGCTTTATTGAAGACATTAATAAGATTTTGGCAAAGCTGCCTGAAGACAGACAAAACTTATTATTTTCAGCCACACTGTCAAATCAAGTTAGAGTGCTAGCCAAAACTGCGGTACGTAATGCAGTTGAAATAACTCTGAATAAGCAAGTCGCCACTAAGCCAAAAATTGAGCAATGGTTGACTACAGTTGATAAAGATAAAAAGTCAGCACTGTTAAGCCATTTGATACAAGAACAGCAATGGCCACAAGCCTTAATCTTTATTGAGACTAAGCAAGGTGCTGCAAAGCTTGTGAGTCAACTTGCTAAACGTGACATTATTGCTGAATGTATTCACGGTGGACGCAGTCAGGTTGTGCGCGAACAACTGCTTGCTGATTTTAAACAGGGCAATATTCAATATCTTGTCGCTACGGGTGTCGCAGCGCGTGGTATTGATATTGATGATTTGCCCGTTGTTGTTAACTACGACCTACCTTTTCCTGCTGACGATTATATTCACCGTATTGGCCGAACAGGCCGAGCAGGTGCAAGTGGCTTAGCGATTTCGTTAGTATCGAACGATGACTTTAAGAACCTGTGTATGATTGAAAGCCGTTTGGGTGAGCTAATTGAACGTAGAGTCATAGCAGGTTTTGAACCGAAAAGACCTATCCCTATTTCAGTATTGAACTTTGTTCCTCAAGCGCGTCATCAAGCCAATAAAGATAAAGCACCTCAAGTAAGCTTAGCTTTAAATAAAGGTAAAGAGTCGGCAAGAGGGCGTTCAGCACCTAACTTCAGTAGCGAACCTAGTCGCAATAATAATAGTGTGACATCTCAGTCTTCATCGGTTTCAAGTACTGAATCGTCAAGTAATGCGAATAAGCCGTTACCGTTAAATCCATGGGGCTTACCAAAAGGTTAA
- a CDS encoding sensor histidine kinase — translation MSLFTANLTIPKRRLLLKSVLVLVFSIILAWLTYQLLYKNKVEELKNIQSQKLFIATNLFSRELSGLGDLLTLLASSQALFPKNDQSRQTQGLTLQSKQKVQNYFIKFGKSSSKISQIRWLDHNGQEVVRVEFVAGEVVVPQVTSLQNKQARYYFKQGMQVAAPNMYVSPIDLNVERGEVIKPFEPVIRGTIKTSSDTHLFSGLLIINYRLDNLLATIRDHNIPEAKISIINREGYWLLHPHPDKEWGFMLDQPRLNLKTESPEFWHYQNEHSTGGDYILDNVLSSFIPLAIFLGAETGANTSELLLYATSNPNFLSGARTQYLFFVLVIFLSLAVCGFFIIWREFCYQCKLIALSLKLQNEQQELERVNDSLTKNIVRQQLLQDELVEANKLSSLGLMVAGVAHELNTPIGGAIICVSSADNANEKLKKSMLEGLSKSQFSAAVELIHSSLHLAIVNLDKAVNHLKHFKRLAIDRVNEDYIECLLDEVVSDLIVSLQPLFIKSKVVLVEDIEANLALLTRPGIISQVLENFIINSLKHGFAPGQPGIIEIKARRLSESQISILVSDNGSGIPSTLQNNLFDPFVTSGRGKGNIGLGLYMVNQWVTKLLEGQIMLNSEQNGDNKFSTQFTVLLPVNSKNPEVNNTN, via the coding sequence ATGTCTTTATTTACCGCCAATCTAACTATACCAAAGCGCCGTTTATTGTTGAAGTCTGTACTGGTGCTGGTTTTTTCAATAATACTTGCATGGTTGACCTATCAACTTCTTTATAAGAATAAAGTGGAGGAGCTAAAAAACATTCAAAGTCAGAAGCTATTTATTGCAACAAACCTATTTAGTCGTGAGCTGAGCGGCTTAGGCGATTTACTGACTCTACTGGCAAGTAGCCAAGCTCTTTTTCCAAAAAACGATCAAAGTCGCCAGACTCAAGGATTAACACTTCAATCAAAACAAAAAGTTCAGAACTATTTTATTAAATTTGGTAAAAGCTCGTCTAAAATCTCACAAATTCGTTGGCTTGATCACAATGGACAGGAAGTTGTAAGAGTCGAGTTTGTTGCCGGCGAAGTTGTGGTGCCGCAAGTAACAAGTCTACAAAACAAACAGGCACGTTATTATTTTAAGCAAGGAATGCAAGTCGCTGCGCCAAATATGTATGTTTCACCTATTGACCTGAATGTTGAACGCGGTGAAGTAATTAAACCATTTGAACCTGTTATAAGAGGAACAATCAAAACATCATCAGATACACATCTATTCTCTGGATTGCTCATAATCAATTATAGATTAGATAATTTGCTGGCAACCATCCGAGATCATAATATCCCGGAAGCTAAAATATCTATTATCAATCGTGAAGGATATTGGTTGCTACACCCACACCCCGATAAGGAGTGGGGCTTTATGCTAGATCAGCCAAGGTTAAATTTAAAAACTGAGTCACCAGAGTTTTGGCACTATCAAAATGAACATTCCACAGGCGGTGATTACATTCTTGACAACGTACTTAGTAGCTTTATTCCTTTAGCAATATTTCTAGGTGCGGAAACAGGTGCTAATACTAGCGAATTATTATTGTATGCGACCAGTAATCCAAACTTTTTGTCAGGTGCGAGGACTCAGTACTTATTTTTTGTATTAGTCATATTTTTGAGTTTAGCGGTATGTGGTTTCTTCATCATTTGGCGTGAGTTTTGTTATCAATGCAAGCTAATTGCACTTTCATTGAAACTACAAAACGAGCAGCAAGAATTAGAACGCGTTAATGATTCTTTAACAAAAAATATTGTTAGACAACAACTCTTACAGGACGAGTTGGTTGAGGCCAACAAGTTATCATCTTTAGGGTTAATGGTTGCTGGTGTCGCTCATGAACTTAACACACCAATTGGCGGTGCGATTATCTGCGTATCTAGTGCCGATAATGCTAATGAAAAGTTGAAAAAATCTATGTTAGAGGGCTTATCTAAAAGCCAGTTTAGCGCCGCAGTTGAGTTAATTCACAGCAGTCTGCACCTAGCAATAGTTAATTTAGATAAAGCCGTTAATCATTTAAAACACTTTAAACGCTTAGCAATTGATCGCGTGAATGAAGACTATATAGAATGCTTGTTGGATGAAGTGGTCAGTGACTTGATTGTTAGCTTACAACCTTTATTTATTAAGAGTAAAGTTGTTCTTGTTGAAGATATTGAGGCCAACTTAGCATTGTTAACTCGTCCAGGTATTATTTCCCAAGTACTAGAGAATTTTATTATTAATAGTTTGAAACATGGTTTTGCTCCAGGACAGCCAGGTATCATCGAAATAAAAGCGCGTAGGCTTAGTGAAAGTCAAATATCTATTTTAGTGTCTGACAACGGATCAGGTATCCCTTCAACTTTGCAAAATAATCTATTCGATCCCTTTGTTACAAGCGGAAGAGGGAAAGGTAATATTGGACTAGGTTTATATATGGTGAATCAATGGGTAACAAAACTTTTGGAGGGTCAAATAATGCTTAATTCTGAACAAAACGGTGATAATAAATTCTCCACTCAGTTTACCGTTTTACTACCAGTTAATTCGAAAAATCCCGAAGTGAATAATACAAATTGA
- the dmeF gene encoding CDF family Co(II)/Ni(II) efflux transporter DmeF, whose protein sequence is MKTIAEKYIHQHNFASVNEQNVRRTWYVLIITVITMVIEVIAGTVYGSMALLADGWHMGTHAAAFCITLFTYSYAKKHASSNKFSFGVGKVGVLGGYTSAIALGIVAIIMLAESLHRLLSPIEIQFNQSILVAIVGLIVNIASMFILGHEHHGHDHSDHHSHEHEHKHEHEHEHEHEHHDHHSGHDHNLKAAYFHVLADALTSVLAICALLVGKFLGWYWLDPIMGVVGAVIITKWALGLMKQTSPILLDENIDKEYQLDIINTINDEHTKVTDIHIWKISADHYSASIALCTTTDTSVETFKHSLNKFDKLSHLTLEVNYC, encoded by the coding sequence ATGAAAACGATTGCTGAAAAATATATCCATCAACATAACTTCGCATCTGTTAATGAACAAAATGTAAGACGAACATGGTATGTACTTATCATCACAGTCATCACCATGGTCATCGAAGTTATAGCCGGCACTGTTTATGGTTCTATGGCCTTACTCGCTGATGGCTGGCACATGGGAACTCATGCCGCAGCCTTTTGCATCACACTGTTCACCTATAGCTATGCCAAAAAGCATGCGAGTAGTAACAAGTTCTCTTTCGGTGTGGGCAAAGTTGGCGTGCTCGGCGGCTATACCAGTGCAATAGCATTAGGTATTGTCGCTATCATAATGCTAGCTGAATCTTTACATCGTCTACTATCACCTATTGAAATCCAATTTAATCAATCCATTCTTGTTGCTATCGTCGGACTCATCGTCAATATCGCCAGTATGTTTATATTGGGTCATGAACATCACGGCCATGACCACAGTGACCACCATAGTCATGAACATGAGCATAAACATGAGCATGAACATGAGCATGAGCATGAACACCATGATCATCATAGTGGTCACGATCATAATCTCAAGGCTGCTTACTTCCATGTACTTGCTGACGCATTAACCTCGGTGTTAGCCATTTGTGCACTTCTAGTCGGAAAATTCCTTGGATGGTATTGGTTAGATCCCATTATGGGCGTCGTTGGTGCGGTGATTATAACTAAATGGGCATTGGGTCTTATGAAGCAGACAAGCCCAATTCTTTTAGATGAAAACATCGACAAAGAATATCAACTAGACATCATTAACACGATTAATGATGAGCACACTAAAGTTACTGATATCCATATCTGGAAAATTAGCGCTGATCATTATTCTGCTTCAATAGCATTGTGCACAACAACAGATACCAGTGTTGAAACATTTAAACACTCTTTGAATAAGTTTGATAAGCTAAGCCACTTAACCCTCGAAGTGAATTACTGCTAA
- the aguA gene encoding agmatine deiminase → MTNANMDATQLTTKPSEDGFHMPAEWAAQQAVWMLWPYRPDNWRSAGAYAQATFAKVADAIGAATPVYMGVPKAFLVQAKTVMPSHVTLVEIDSNDCWARDTGPTVVVNAKGECRGIDWGFNAWGGHNGGLYSPWDKDEQVAQQMNAQHGLEGYRAPLILEGGSIHVDGEGTCMTSAECLLNSNRNPDLTRAQIEALLSDYLNVQQFIWLEEGVYMDETDGHIDNMCCFARPGEVILHWTDDQNDPQYPRSKAALDVLQNAVDAKGRKLKIHLMPQPGPLYCTEEEAQGVEVGTGVPRTAGERLAGSYVNFLITNNRIVFPLLDPTTDDIAAQKLQEIFPEYEIVGVPAREILLGGGNIHCITQQIPSGQ, encoded by the coding sequence ATGACAAACGCGAATATGGATGCCACACAGTTAACCACTAAGCCATCTGAAGATGGTTTTCATATGCCCGCAGAATGGGCGGCGCAGCAAGCTGTGTGGATGCTTTGGCCATATCGTCCGGACAACTGGCGCTCTGCAGGGGCTTATGCTCAGGCAACGTTTGCCAAGGTGGCTGATGCCATAGGTGCAGCTACACCTGTTTATATGGGGGTACCTAAAGCATTTTTGGTACAGGCCAAAACGGTTATGCCTTCCCACGTTACTTTGGTTGAAATTGATAGTAATGATTGCTGGGCTCGTGATACAGGCCCAACAGTCGTGGTAAATGCCAAGGGCGAATGCCGTGGTATCGACTGGGGTTTTAATGCCTGGGGCGGTCATAACGGTGGTTTGTACTCTCCATGGGATAAAGACGAGCAAGTGGCGCAACAGATGAACGCGCAACATGGTTTAGAGGGGTATCGCGCGCCGCTTATTCTTGAAGGTGGTTCAATTCATGTCGATGGTGAAGGCACTTGCATGACCAGTGCTGAGTGTTTACTTAACAGTAACCGTAACCCTGATTTGACTCGTGCACAGATAGAAGCATTACTGTCTGATTATTTAAATGTGCAGCAGTTTATTTGGTTGGAAGAAGGCGTGTACATGGATGAAACCGACGGACACATTGATAATATGTGCTGTTTTGCTCGCCCTGGTGAAGTGATTTTACATTGGACTGATGATCAAAATGATCCGCAGTATCCTCGCTCAAAAGCGGCCTTAGATGTGTTACAAAATGCGGTAGACGCAAAAGGTCGTAAGTTAAAAATCCATTTAATGCCACAACCAGGCCCTTTGTATTGCACCGAAGAAGAAGCGCAAGGTGTAGAGGTGGGGACCGGTGTACCACGCACGGCGGGTGAGCGTTTAGCGGGTTCTTATGTAAACTTTTTAATCACCAACAATCGCATTGTTTTCCCGTTACTTGACCCGACAACCGATGATATTGCCGCACAAAAACTGCAGGAAATTTTTCCTGAGTATGAAATTGTGGGTGTGCCTGCGCGTGAAATATTATTAGGTGGCGGTAACATCCACTGTATTACCCAACAAATCCCTTCAGGACAGTAA
- a CDS encoding YybH family protein: MKNRQVAVILTGAMLLISAGYSGLSLAHGDETHVVEKAQFIGVDSAAGQLVKQFHNALQTGNETIVRLSLAENVQIYEGGKVERSLVEYASHHLHADMAYLKGLTVTLKEHQVSITGDIAISTAISHSQGEYKGKVVDSINMETLVLTKQGDGSWKITHVHWS, from the coding sequence ATGAAAAATAGACAGGTAGCTGTAATACTAACGGGCGCGATGTTACTGATATCAGCAGGGTACAGTGGCTTAAGTTTGGCCCATGGAGATGAAACCCATGTCGTCGAAAAGGCTCAGTTTATCGGCGTAGATTCCGCTGCAGGCCAGCTTGTTAAGCAGTTTCATAATGCCTTACAAACCGGAAATGAAACCATTGTTAGGTTATCACTCGCTGAAAATGTGCAAATTTATGAAGGTGGTAAAGTGGAACGTTCATTGGTTGAGTATGCCAGCCATCACTTACATGCTGATATGGCATACCTTAAAGGGTTAACCGTTACCCTAAAAGAGCATCAAGTAAGCATAACCGGTGATATTGCTATTTCTACAGCAATTAGCCACTCTCAAGGAGAGTATAAGGGCAAAGTTGTCGACTCAATCAACATGGAAACCCTGGTATTAACCAAACAAGGCGATGGCAGTTGGAAAATAACCCACGTGCATTGGTCGTAA
- a CDS encoding EAL domain-containing response regulator, with translation MMGRSTESYIFLAESDCNQEQIEQLNKTWKILSVEDDLDYQRALVSSLESLILPNRTRLQILTANSAFEASTILNTHSDIGLILLDVVMEEDDAGLRLISTIREDLGNALVRIVLVTGQPGFAPEKDVMYALDIDEYWNKADLKLDKLHSIVSSNFRTWNYISELAEASQSLQIVLDAARSISNRYELSTFTRTVLAEIANIIGANEGGLICMGNNLNLIKDAHVVTATGCFEKLKGLTISDEHLNEIYADLQQALNQKRHVITRLRSVLYFETKDVNEKCYLIVVSSSKPLTDAHINLLKVFSENISSGFTNIALLNRVTELAYTHSDLNIPNRNWLKKEIQNMSSLEWKKTRLIMLEVKYYDEMKFTFGYEFTQSVLIYVHKVLHEILPISTRVTLSGHKQFSILLDINFELTPELIHKLTCNEIEVDGVAHISSFTLLDMPLDTLDQSSAIKIISMAESELKQASLNNIAYIQHSQHETDLINRRYGLMGELRASIRERKLSVMLQPKVCLFSGEIVGFESLARWQRDDGSFVPPDEFIPIAEAAGLIIKLDCLIFEKTMEALNTLVDMGYRVPIAFNASSFDLLHPDYFNFISNCITRYGLPSELLELEVTESQAIADYDRIQESLQRFVVLGIKISIDDFGTGYSSLAHISHITAHSIKIDRSFVSQLEVDENSEHVINMILKLGKKFNFSIVAEGIETEYQKMWLKNAGCDIAQGYLFSKPLAIQDLIQWLAAYRK, from the coding sequence ATGATGGGCCGGTCAACTGAATCATATATTTTTTTAGCAGAATCGGATTGCAATCAAGAACAAATCGAACAACTTAATAAAACATGGAAGATATTAAGTGTCGAAGATGATTTAGATTACCAAAGAGCCCTTGTTTCTAGTTTAGAATCATTGATTTTACCTAATCGCACCAGACTCCAAATACTTACGGCTAATTCAGCTTTTGAAGCGTCAACGATTCTAAACACTCATTCAGATATAGGTCTGATTTTATTGGATGTCGTGATGGAGGAAGACGATGCCGGCCTTCGTTTAATCAGTACCATTCGAGAAGATCTTGGAAACGCCTTAGTTAGAATTGTTCTTGTAACGGGTCAACCTGGATTTGCTCCTGAAAAAGACGTTATGTATGCCTTAGATATAGACGAGTATTGGAATAAAGCTGACTTAAAGCTAGATAAATTGCACTCAATCGTTTCCAGTAACTTTCGAACCTGGAATTATATATCAGAGCTTGCCGAAGCCAGTCAAAGTCTGCAAATAGTGCTCGACGCCGCGAGAAGTATAAGCAACCGTTATGAACTATCCACCTTTACCCGAACCGTATTAGCTGAAATCGCCAATATTATTGGTGCTAACGAAGGTGGTTTGATTTGTATGGGCAATAACCTGAACTTAATTAAGGATGCTCATGTCGTAACCGCGACGGGATGTTTTGAAAAACTGAAAGGGCTGACAATTTCAGATGAGCATCTCAATGAAATTTATGCAGATTTACAACAGGCACTTAATCAAAAACGTCATGTTATTACAAGACTACGTTCAGTGCTTTACTTTGAAACTAAAGATGTAAATGAGAAATGCTACTTGATTGTAGTAAGCTCATCTAAACCTCTAACAGATGCACATATCAATTTACTTAAAGTATTTAGTGAAAATATCAGTAGTGGTTTTACTAATATAGCTTTACTTAACCGTGTGACTGAACTTGCCTATACCCATAGTGATCTGAATATTCCTAATCGTAACTGGTTAAAAAAAGAAATTCAGAATATGAGCTCTTTAGAATGGAAAAAAACTCGCTTAATCATGCTAGAAGTGAAGTATTATGATGAAATGAAATTCACTTTTGGTTATGAATTTACACAGAGTGTATTGATTTATGTGCATAAAGTTTTACATGAGATTTTACCAATTAGCACACGAGTCACTTTATCGGGGCATAAACAATTCTCTATTTTATTAGATATTAATTTTGAATTGACTCCAGAGTTAATTCATAAGCTGACTTGTAATGAAATTGAAGTTGACGGCGTAGCACATATATCTTCATTTACTTTACTCGATATGCCGCTTGATACTCTTGATCAAAGTTCAGCTATCAAAATAATCAGTATGGCTGAATCAGAACTTAAACAAGCATCTTTAAACAATATCGCCTATATCCAACACTCACAACACGAAACAGACTTAATTAATCGTCGTTACGGCTTAATGGGAGAATTACGTGCTAGCATTCGTGAACGTAAGTTGAGTGTCATGCTGCAGCCTAAAGTCTGCTTATTCTCTGGAGAGATTGTAGGTTTTGAGTCTTTAGCCAGATGGCAACGTGATGACGGTAGTTTTGTGCCACCAGATGAGTTTATACCTATAGCGGAAGCCGCTGGACTAATTATCAAACTTGACTGCCTGATATTTGAAAAAACCATGGAAGCATTAAATACCTTAGTTGATATGGGTTACCGAGTTCCCATCGCTTTTAATGCTTCTTCTTTTGACTTACTACACCCAGATTATTTTAACTTTATCTCAAATTGTATCACTCGCTATGGCTTGCCTTCGGAGTTACTAGAGCTAGAGGTGACAGAGTCTCAGGCAATTGCAGATTACGACCGCATTCAAGAATCTCTGCAACGCTTTGTGGTTTTGGGCATAAAAATAAGTATTGATGACTTTGGAACGGGTTATTCATCACTTGCACATATTTCACACATTACCGCCCATTCGATCAAAATTGATCGAAGCTTTGTTAGTCAGCTTGAAGTAGATGAAAACAGTGAGCATGTTATCAATATGATTTTGAAATTAGGAAAAAAATTCAATTTCAGCATAGTGGCAGAGGGGATTGAAACAGAATATCAAAAGATGTGGCTTAAGAATGCAGGTTGTGATATTGCTCAGGGTTATTTATTCTCTAAGCCATTAGCTATCCAAGACTTGATCCAATGGCTAGCAGCATATCGCAAGTAA